One window of Micropterus dolomieu isolate WLL.071019.BEF.003 ecotype Adirondacks linkage group LG13, ASM2129224v1, whole genome shotgun sequence genomic DNA carries:
- the LOC123981973 gene encoding uncharacterized protein LOC123981973 isoform X2 has product MKSWSMRVSRVLPLSVLLVGLCQAHCAPSTGVPSTAGEVKMLSLGLAHLLQAVGENRERLEQQGEQVAAELDRSTKSLESFRKQSLQAGRTHKQVRKDLQILSARGDRLWRAARDLQKGLADLETEQGAMQHRMDWILQRVRSLTELRTGPQTQLEISAMKVIIDKQAERLASLTAEVSGRDRMIDRRLQHIDHLEKQVSDSLPAALRAEPDSDCV; this is encoded by the exons ATGAAATCGTGGAGTATGAGGGTGAGCCGAGTTCTGCCGCTATCCGTTTTGCTGGTGGGACTCTGTCAGGCCCACTGTGCCCCTTCAACAGGTGTTCCCTCCACGGCCGGTGAGGTGAAGATGCTGTCGCTGGGACtggctcacctgctgcaggCGGtgggggagaacagggagaggCTGGAGCAGCAGGGAGAGCAGGTGGCAGCAGAGCTGGACAGGTCCACAAAGAGTCTGGAGAGCTTTCGTAAGCAAAGTTTACAGGCAGGACGGACTCACAAGCAG GTGAGGAAGGACCTGCAGATACTGAGCGCCAGGGGGGACAGGCTGTGGAGGGCGGCCAGAGATCTGCAAAAGGGGCTGGCGGATCTGGAGACAGAGCAGGGAGCCATGCAGCACCGGATGGACTGGATCCTACAGAGAGTGAGGAGCCTGACCGAGCTGAGGACAGGGCCTCAAACTCAACTTGAAATCAGCGCCATGAAG GTCATTATTGATAAACAGGCCGAGCGGCTCGCCAGTCTGACCGCAGAGGTTTCAGGCCGGGACCGAATGATTGACAGACGCCTGCAGCACATTGACCACCTGGAGAAACAG gtGTCTGACAGTCTCCCAGCAGCACTGAGGGCAGAACCTGACTCCGACTGTGTCTGA
- the LOC123981973 gene encoding uncharacterized protein LOC123981973 isoform X4: MGVPSTAGEVKMLSLGLAHLLQAVGENRERLEQQGEQVAAELDRSTKSLESFRKQSLQAGRTHKQVRKDLQILSARGDRLWRAARDLQKGLADLETEQGAMQHRMDWILQRVRSLTELRTGPQTQLEISAMKVIIDKQAERLASLTAEVSGRDRMIDRRLQHIDHLEKQVSDSLPAALRAEPDSDCV, translated from the exons atgg GTGTTCCCTCCACGGCCGGTGAGGTGAAGATGCTGTCGCTGGGACtggctcacctgctgcaggCGGtgggggagaacagggagaggCTGGAGCAGCAGGGAGAGCAGGTGGCAGCAGAGCTGGACAGGTCCACAAAGAGTCTGGAGAGCTTTCGTAAGCAAAGTTTACAGGCAGGACGGACTCACAAGCAG GTGAGGAAGGACCTGCAGATACTGAGCGCCAGGGGGGACAGGCTGTGGAGGGCGGCCAGAGATCTGCAAAAGGGGCTGGCGGATCTGGAGACAGAGCAGGGAGCCATGCAGCACCGGATGGACTGGATCCTACAGAGAGTGAGGAGCCTGACCGAGCTGAGGACAGGGCCTCAAACTCAACTTGAAATCAGCGCCATGAAG GTCATTATTGATAAACAGGCCGAGCGGCTCGCCAGTCTGACCGCAGAGGTTTCAGGCCGGGACCGAATGATTGACAGACGCCTGCAGCACATTGACCACCTGGAGAAACAG gtGTCTGACAGTCTCCCAGCAGCACTGAGGGCAGAACCTGACTCCGACTGTGTCTGA
- the LOC123981973 gene encoding uncharacterized protein LOC123981973 isoform X3, whose protein sequence is MFEERLSEAHNKGVPSTAGEVKMLSLGLAHLLQAVGENRERLEQQGEQVAAELDRSTKSLESFRKQSLQAGRTHKQVRKDLQILSARGDRLWRAARDLQKGLADLETEQGAMQHRMDWILQRVRSLTELRTGPQTQLEISAMKVIIDKQAERLASLTAEVSGRDRMIDRRLQHIDHLEKQVSDSLPAALRAEPDSDCV, encoded by the exons GTGTTCCCTCCACGGCCGGTGAGGTGAAGATGCTGTCGCTGGGACtggctcacctgctgcaggCGGtgggggagaacagggagaggCTGGAGCAGCAGGGAGAGCAGGTGGCAGCAGAGCTGGACAGGTCCACAAAGAGTCTGGAGAGCTTTCGTAAGCAAAGTTTACAGGCAGGACGGACTCACAAGCAG GTGAGGAAGGACCTGCAGATACTGAGCGCCAGGGGGGACAGGCTGTGGAGGGCGGCCAGAGATCTGCAAAAGGGGCTGGCGGATCTGGAGACAGAGCAGGGAGCCATGCAGCACCGGATGGACTGGATCCTACAGAGAGTGAGGAGCCTGACCGAGCTGAGGACAGGGCCTCAAACTCAACTTGAAATCAGCGCCATGAAG GTCATTATTGATAAACAGGCCGAGCGGCTCGCCAGTCTGACCGCAGAGGTTTCAGGCCGGGACCGAATGATTGACAGACGCCTGCAGCACATTGACCACCTGGAGAAACAG gtGTCTGACAGTCTCCCAGCAGCACTGAGGGCAGAACCTGACTCCGACTGTGTCTGA
- the LOC123981973 gene encoding uncharacterized protein LOC123981973 isoform X1, with translation MTQHCYHPCLQIQRTQGSISIYLLLCLRPPDECLPASPENKTKTWAHCAPSTGVPSTAGEVKMLSLGLAHLLQAVGENRERLEQQGEQVAAELDRSTKSLESFRKQSLQAGRTHKQVRKDLQILSARGDRLWRAARDLQKGLADLETEQGAMQHRMDWILQRVRSLTELRTGPQTQLEISAMKVIIDKQAERLASLTAEVSGRDRMIDRRLQHIDHLEKQVSDSLPAALRAEPDSDCV, from the exons ATGACACAACACTGTTATCACCCCTGTTTACAGATCCAGCGGACACAGGGcagcattagcatttatttgttGCTGTGTTTACGTCCACCAGATGAAtgt CTGCCTGCTTcacctgaaaacaaaacaaagacatgg GCCCACTGTGCCCCTTCAACAGGTGTTCCCTCCACGGCCGGTGAGGTGAAGATGCTGTCGCTGGGACtggctcacctgctgcaggCGGtgggggagaacagggagaggCTGGAGCAGCAGGGAGAGCAGGTGGCAGCAGAGCTGGACAGGTCCACAAAGAGTCTGGAGAGCTTTCGTAAGCAAAGTTTACAGGCAGGACGGACTCACAAGCAG GTGAGGAAGGACCTGCAGATACTGAGCGCCAGGGGGGACAGGCTGTGGAGGGCGGCCAGAGATCTGCAAAAGGGGCTGGCGGATCTGGAGACAGAGCAGGGAGCCATGCAGCACCGGATGGACTGGATCCTACAGAGAGTGAGGAGCCTGACCGAGCTGAGGACAGGGCCTCAAACTCAACTTGAAATCAGCGCCATGAAG GTCATTATTGATAAACAGGCCGAGCGGCTCGCCAGTCTGACCGCAGAGGTTTCAGGCCGGGACCGAATGATTGACAGACGCCTGCAGCACATTGACCACCTGGAGAAACAG gtGTCTGACAGTCTCCCAGCAGCACTGAGGGCAGAACCTGACTCCGACTGTGTCTGA